Proteins encoded together in one Coffea arabica cultivar ET-39 chromosome 2c, Coffea Arabica ET-39 HiFi, whole genome shotgun sequence window:
- the LOC113725103 gene encoding 3-ketoacyl-CoA synthase 5-like: protein MELMKFVVLLVLSCTEMLFLFQEWGTLFHFIALCCLLLFCSSQVYPSSHSPVYLVDFSCLKPPSFCRVPFSTYLEHAQMFDFLDHQSRAFMAKILIQSGQGERTYLPPALHYIPPRSSHQDATGEVHMALFPIFDDLLSKTRLSPRDIDVLIVNCSGFCPAPSLSSIIINKYRMREDIKSFNVSGMGCSASALAIDMAQSVLKTHKNWNAVILSTEILSTGWYPGKERPMIVLNCLFRMGGAAILLTNRREAKRASKYKLLLSQRTQRAFDDKGYYSAIREEDSRGHTGVTLRRDLLHVAGETLRSNISILGARILPYTEQIWYAVSVFRKKFMDKATEIYVPNFKTVIQHFCLPTSGKPVIGEIGKGLKLGERDMEPALMTMHRFGNQSSSSLWYELAYMEAKGRVKKGDRVWQLGMGSGPKCSSLVWECIRPMSSDAEIGPWADSLEGHPISAANERHTGGQNSTK, encoded by the coding sequence ATGGAGTTGATGAAATTTGTTGTTCTTCTCGTCTTGTCCTGCACGGAAATGCTGTTTCTCTTTCAAGAGTGGGGAACACTATTCCACTTCATTGCTCTTTGTTGTCTCCTTCTGTTCTGCAGTTCCCAAGTTTATCCTTCAAGCCATTCACCAGTATACCTAGTGGATTTCTCATGTTTGAAGCCACCAAGTTTCTGCAGGGTACCTTTCTCCACCTACCTCGAGCATGCTCAAATGTTTGACTTTTTGGACCATCAAAGCAGAGCTTTCATGGCTAAAATCTTGATTCAATCAGGACAGGGTGAACGAACCTATCTTCCCCCAGCTTTACACTACATCCCACCCAGATCAAGCCATCAAGATGCCACTGGAGAAGTACACATGGCACTCTTCCCAATCTTCGATGACCTCTTGTCCAAAACCAGACTCTCACCACGAGATATAGACGTATTAATCGTCAACTGCAGCGGCTTTTGCCCTGCTCCATCTCTCTCATCCATCATTATCAACAAGTATCGCATGAGAGAAGATATTAAGAGCTTCAATGTTTCTGGCATGGGCTGCAGTGCAAGTGCATTAGCTATTGACATGGCTCAAAGCGTTCTCAAAACTCACAAGAATTGGAATGCTGTTATTCTCAGCACCGAGATTCTGTCAACCGGGTGGTACCCCGGAAAAGAAAGACCCATGATAGTCCTAAATTGCCTCTTCCGCATGGGAGGTGCTGCAATCTTGTTGACCAACAGAAGAGAAGCCAAAAGGGCATCCAAATATAAGCTACTCTTGAGCCAAAGAACTCAAAGAGCCTTTGATGACAAGGGTTATTATTCCGCCATCCGCGAAGAGGACTCCAGAGGACATACTGGGGTTACGCTGAGGAGGGATTTACTGCATGTGGCCGGAGAAACTTTACGGTCGAACATTTCGATTCTTGGTGCAAGAATATTGCCCTATACGGAACAAATTTGGTATGCAGTCTCAGTCTTTCGGAAGAAGTTTATGGACAAGGCCACAGAGATTTACGTGCCTAATTTCAAAACAGTGATACAACATTTCTGCTTGCCAACTTCTGGGAAGCCGGTTATCGGAGAGATCGGAAAAGGTCTGAAACTTGGAGAAAGGGATATGGAGCCTGCTTTGATGACAATGCACAGGTTTGGGAATcaatcttcttcttcattgtgGTATGAGTTGGCCTATATGGAAGCCAAGGGAAGAGTGAAGAAAGGTGACAGGGTGTGGCAGCTTGGAATGGGAAGTGGGCCTAAATGCAGCAGTCTGGTCTGGGAGTGCATCAGGCCCATGTCATCCGATGCCGAAATAGGCCCATGGGCTGACAGCCTTGAAGGCCATCCTATCTCGGCGGCCAACGAACGTCATACTGGTGGTCagaattcaacaaaataa